A genomic window from Candidatus Krumholzibacteriia bacterium includes:
- a CDS encoding AAA family ATPase — translation MYEAFYGLNENPFGTTPDPRYLYKSKAHREALAYLAQGVFLKKGFLALTGEVGVGKTTVVRAFVQTFHPCLDVSFVLNTKVDFREMMYMLLSDFGIDIKSESKVAMLTQLNEYLIGRFAENRNPVIVIDEAQNLSPEVLEELRMLSNLETNQQKLIQIVLVGQPELWDLLEREDLRQLRQRIPGVCQMKLLSREEVYRYIRYRLTTAGLGNGQLIFAESAIDGVYDLSSGIPRLINMLCDRVLLRGYLQRARAIEPEIVIEAARELGILESGAATPRRAMGGGGAA, via the coding sequence ATGTACGAAGCCTTTTATGGATTGAACGAGAACCCGTTCGGGACCACACCGGACCCGCGCTACCTCTACAAGAGCAAGGCACACCGGGAGGCGCTGGCGTACCTGGCCCAGGGCGTGTTCCTGAAGAAGGGCTTCCTCGCGCTCACCGGCGAGGTGGGGGTGGGGAAGACCACCGTGGTGCGGGCGTTCGTGCAGACCTTCCATCCGTGTCTCGATGTGTCGTTCGTTCTGAACACCAAGGTCGACTTCCGCGAGATGATGTACATGCTCCTGTCGGATTTCGGCATCGACATAAAGAGCGAGTCCAAGGTTGCGATGCTCACCCAGCTCAACGAGTATCTCATCGGCCGTTTCGCGGAGAACCGGAACCCGGTAATCGTGATAGACGAGGCGCAGAACCTGTCGCCCGAGGTACTGGAGGAACTGCGCATGCTCTCCAATCTGGAGACCAACCAGCAGAAGCTGATCCAGATTGTGCTGGTGGGACAACCGGAGTTGTGGGACCTCCTGGAGCGCGAGGACCTGCGCCAGCTGCGCCAGCGCATCCCCGGGGTGTGCCAGATGAAGCTGCTGTCACGCGAAGAGGTCTATCGCTATATCCGCTACCGGCTGACGACCGCGGGGCTGGGCAACGGACAGCTGATCTTTGCGGAGTCCGCCATTGACGGGGTTTACGACCTTTCAAGCGGCATTCCCCGCCTGATCAACATGCTGTGTGATCGCGTGCTCCTGCGCGGGTACCTGCAGCGTGCGCGCGCCATTGAACCGGAGATCGTCATCGAAGCGGCGCGCGAGCTCGGCATCCTCGAATCGGGCGCGGCGACGCCGCGCCGGGCGATGGGCGGGGGTGGTGCGGCATGA
- a CDS encoding sugar transferase — protein sequence MKHHSPLQQEGGTRAALSPSRAAPEFPAVDVMATAEPFGYRVSRRLFDLVFGFLILLLIAPVVPLLAVMIRLDSPGPILYRQTRIGQGGRRFTFLKFRSMYAGSDRKLDELAALNEQAGPIFKMRDDPRITPVGRFLRRSSLDEIPQILNVLRGDMSIVGPRPALPAEVSKYEPWQRRRLEARPGLTCLWQISGRSHIGFDEWMRLDVEYLRTRSLWTDVVILAKTIPAVMARRGAY from the coding sequence ATGAAGCACCATTCGCCTCTGCAGCAGGAAGGCGGGACGCGCGCCGCGTTGTCCCCGTCGAGGGCTGCCCCGGAGTTCCCCGCAGTCGACGTCATGGCGACGGCCGAGCCGTTCGGGTACCGCGTGTCCCGGCGGTTGTTCGACCTCGTTTTCGGCTTCCTGATACTGCTGCTCATCGCGCCGGTCGTACCGTTGCTCGCGGTCATGATCCGGCTGGACAGCCCGGGCCCGATCCTCTACCGCCAGACGCGGATCGGGCAGGGGGGACGGCGCTTCACGTTTCTCAAGTTCCGGTCGATGTACGCCGGCTCGGATCGCAAACTCGACGAACTGGCGGCGCTCAACGAGCAGGCGGGCCCGATCTTCAAGATGCGGGACGACCCGCGCATAACCCCGGTGGGGCGCTTCCTGCGCCGGTCGAGCCTGGATGAGATTCCTCAGATTCTCAACGTCCTGCGGGGAGATATGAGCATCGTCGGCCCGCGGCCGGCGCTTCCGGCCGAGGTGTCGAAGTATGAGCCGTGGCAGCGGCGGCGGCTGGAGGCGCGTCCGGGGCTGACGTGCCTGTGGCAGATATCCGGCCGCAGCCACATCGGTTTCGACGAGTGGATGCGGCTGGATGTCGAGTACCTGCGGACGCGCAGCCTGTGGACGGACGTCGTGATCCTGGCAAAGACAATACCGGCGGTTATGGCTCGGCGCGGAGCGTACTGA
- a CDS encoding class I SAM-dependent methyltransferase, with the protein MSRIDGGSFRDPSGFIFETNGRLFRQVNRSFAPAFDGFVQGGLYDALVKDGLLVPHQDVPLDGIDSPRPEIAHRIIEPRRIPFVSYPYEWCFSQLKDAALTTLAIQRLALEHDHILRDASAYNIQFLDGRPVFIDTLSFEPYREGEPWIAYRQFCQHFLAPLALAAHTDIRLTRLSREYIDGVPLDLASRLLPFRTRLSPPLFLHLHLHAGSQRRYAGTTAVRRRKVSRLSMRGLIDNLSAAVNRLHWRPGGTEWGDYYDATNYTGTAAQSKPRIVADFIARVAPRSVWDLGANTGVFSRIAADQGIHTVAFDVDPAAVEKNYLETRRRNEQHILPLVMDLTNPSPPLGWAHAERASLGARGPVDMVMALALIHHLAISNNVPLERIAAYLAGAGESLVIEFVPREDSQVRRLLATRADIFPEYTIDGFTVAFSRYYDILDTRPVEDSERTMFLMRRTQR; encoded by the coding sequence ATGAGCCGGATCGACGGCGGCTCCTTTCGAGACCCCAGCGGATTCATCTTCGAGACCAACGGACGCCTGTTCAGACAGGTGAACCGGAGCTTTGCCCCGGCGTTCGACGGCTTCGTGCAGGGTGGTCTCTACGACGCACTCGTGAAGGATGGACTCCTCGTCCCCCACCAGGACGTCCCCCTGGATGGCATCGACTCCCCGCGCCCGGAAATCGCCCACCGCATCATCGAACCGCGGCGAATTCCCTTCGTATCCTACCCCTACGAATGGTGCTTCTCGCAGCTCAAGGACGCCGCCCTCACCACGCTGGCCATACAGCGCCTGGCACTCGAGCACGACCACATTCTGCGGGACGCGAGCGCCTACAACATCCAGTTTCTCGACGGGCGCCCGGTATTCATCGACACGCTGTCCTTTGAACCCTACCGCGAAGGCGAACCGTGGATCGCATACCGGCAGTTCTGCCAGCACTTCCTGGCGCCGCTGGCACTCGCCGCCCACACCGATATTCGCCTCACCCGGCTGAGCCGCGAGTACATCGACGGGGTTCCCCTCGACCTCGCCAGCCGGCTGTTGCCGTTCCGCACCCGGCTGTCCCCGCCGCTCTTCCTCCACCTGCACCTGCACGCGGGTTCCCAGCGGAGGTACGCGGGCACCACCGCGGTCCGCCGGCGCAAGGTGAGCCGCCTCTCCATGCGCGGGCTCATTGACAACCTGAGCGCCGCGGTGAACCGCCTGCACTGGCGGCCGGGCGGAACCGAGTGGGGCGACTACTACGACGCCACCAACTACACGGGTACCGCAGCGCAAAGCAAACCGCGCATCGTGGCTGACTTCATCGCCCGAGTTGCACCCCGCTCTGTGTGGGACCTCGGCGCCAACACCGGCGTGTTTAGTCGTATCGCCGCGGACCAGGGCATCCACACCGTGGCCTTCGACGTGGACCCCGCGGCGGTGGAAAAGAATTACCTGGAGACCCGGCGCCGTAACGAGCAGCACATTCTCCCCCTGGTCATGGACCTCACCAACCCCAGCCCCCCTCTCGGTTGGGCCCACGCCGAACGCGCCTCACTGGGCGCCCGCGGGCCGGTGGACATGGTCATGGCACTGGCATTGATCCATCACCTCGCCATTTCCAACAACGTGCCGCTGGAGCGGATCGCGGCCTACCTGGCCGGCGCGGGCGAAAGTCTCGTCATTGAATTCGTGCCGCGGGAGGACTCGCAGGTCAGGCGACTGCTTGCCACCCGCGCAGACATCTTTCCCGAGTACACCATCGACGGGTTCACGGTGGCGTTCTCGCGCTACTACGACATCCTCGATACCCGCCCGGTCGAAGACTCGGAACGCACGATGTTTCTCATGCGCCGCACGCAGCGATGA
- a CDS encoding sulfatase-like hydrolase/transferase, with protein sequence MRTRTLLLPFLFAVAPVLSLAASNAGQFQASETLLPLAAVVLLTVLVLPLLTFALRGLQRGAVALALGWFVFFAYGHVAAAIGGAGLTGLAGPSVLLPLFVLAFLLAVVAIARAPAPPARLASVLFLVVSVMIGFSAVTLVRFAATQRTPPAGNLLPEESIVARRVERRPDIYYIIFDRYASAQTLADRYGFDNGPTLDFLRSRGFYVADDSRANYLVTAQSLASSLNIAHVDVLANTVGPNSSDWRPVFGLLTDHRVARLLKSLGYRYLHAGPAWNATAENPYADHNYVYEFLPEFTAILLRTTAAYPVLHRMGIGRLDVEKYRRINYQLELFGGLARTEQRPFFLFAHLLVPHGPFVFNADGSFRDPGTATSHTEPENYLAQMQFINQRIQRLVDEILSHYPADDPPVIVLQGDEGPYPARTQPHGFDWSQATDEEMNEKMRILNAIYAPGCEDAFYPSQTPVNTFRMLFNCLFDTGLPLLPDRSYAYLDLQHLYDFQDVTDRINATSH encoded by the coding sequence ATGAGAACACGCACCCTCCTGCTGCCCTTCCTGTTTGCGGTCGCGCCGGTGCTCTCGCTCGCGGCCAGCAACGCCGGGCAGTTTCAGGCGTCCGAAACGCTTCTCCCCCTGGCGGCGGTGGTGCTCCTGACCGTGCTGGTACTGCCCCTGCTGACGTTCGCCCTGCGCGGACTGCAGCGGGGTGCGGTGGCCCTGGCGCTGGGATGGTTCGTCTTCTTTGCGTACGGGCACGTGGCCGCCGCCATCGGCGGCGCCGGACTGACCGGACTGGCCGGTCCCAGTGTGCTCCTGCCCTTATTCGTTCTCGCATTCCTGCTGGCTGTGGTGGCGATTGCGCGCGCTCCGGCGCCCCCCGCCCGCCTGGCTTCCGTCCTCTTCCTCGTCGTCTCCGTCATGATCGGGTTCTCGGCGGTCACCCTGGTACGCTTCGCCGCCACCCAGCGCACACCGCCGGCCGGCAACCTCCTGCCGGAGGAGTCCATCGTGGCCCGGCGTGTGGAGCGCCGCCCGGACATCTACTACATCATCTTCGACCGCTACGCATCCGCGCAGACGCTGGCGGACCGGTACGGTTTCGACAACGGACCCACGCTCGACTTCCTCCGATCGCGCGGTTTCTACGTGGCCGACGACAGCCGCGCCAACTACCTCGTCACGGCCCAGTCGCTGGCGTCGTCGCTCAACATCGCGCACGTTGACGTCCTTGCAAACACGGTGGGGCCCAACTCATCGGACTGGAGACCGGTCTTCGGCCTGTTGACCGACCACCGTGTCGCGCGCCTGCTGAAGTCGCTGGGTTACCGCTATCTCCACGCCGGCCCCGCCTGGAACGCCACCGCCGAGAACCCCTATGCCGACCACAACTACGTCTACGAGTTCCTTCCCGAATTCACGGCGATTCTTCTGAGGACGACCGCGGCGTACCCGGTTCTCCACCGCATGGGGATTGGACGCCTCGACGTGGAGAAGTACCGGCGGATCAACTACCAGCTCGAACTCTTCGGCGGGCTGGCGCGCACGGAGCAGCGCCCCTTCTTCCTGTTCGCGCACCTTCTGGTGCCGCATGGACCATTCGTTTTCAATGCGGACGGGTCTTTCCGGGATCCGGGCACGGCCACCTCCCACACCGAGCCGGAGAACTACCTGGCGCAGATGCAATTCATCAACCAGCGTATCCAGCGCCTGGTGGACGAGATACTCTCCCACTATCCGGCCGACGATCCACCGGTGATCGTACTGCAGGGGGACGAGGGTCCCTATCCCGCGCGCACCCAGCCGCACGGCTTTGACTGGTCACAGGCCACGGATGAGGAAATGAATGAGAAGATGAGGATACTCAACGCGATTTATGCGCCGGGGTGCGAGGACGCGTTCTACCCCTCACAGACGCCGGTAAACACGTTCCGCATGCTCTTCAACTGCCTCTTCGACACCGGTCTCCCGCTGCTCCCCGACCGCAGCTACGCCTACCTCGACCTCCAGCACCTGTATGATTTTCAGGACGTGACCGACCGCATCAACGCGACGTCGCACTGA
- a CDS encoding CpsD/CapB family tyrosine-protein kinase: MSKMFDALRRAEAERRRKSDNEQAGRAGAGAAQEQPRVEIPAHRLEPVDPDAPLHPAPHVNGADPFPGDLLRELGILRNAIESQLGEKRKRVIVFTSALPEEGVTTLATSYARLLALHGGERVLLIELNARTPSLASRLGLAAREGVTDYFTRQAPLTALTQAAPQSGFDAIHVGEASPTKIQVNLERALPRIFAEALKTHDTVIVDAPPIVLYPETPPIARQADGVVMVVLSGRTKREVVQRSINLVRQFDGRVLGVALNRKRYFIPEFIYRRL; the protein is encoded by the coding sequence ATGAGCAAGATGTTCGACGCGCTGCGCCGCGCGGAGGCGGAACGTCGCCGCAAGTCCGACAACGAACAGGCGGGGCGTGCCGGCGCCGGCGCCGCGCAGGAGCAGCCGCGGGTGGAAATTCCGGCCCACCGTCTGGAGCCCGTGGACCCGGACGCGCCGCTGCATCCGGCGCCGCACGTCAACGGGGCGGATCCGTTCCCCGGGGACCTGCTGCGCGAACTGGGGATTCTGCGCAACGCAATCGAATCCCAGCTGGGCGAGAAGCGCAAGCGGGTGATCGTGTTCACATCCGCGTTGCCTGAGGAGGGCGTTACCACCCTGGCCACGAGCTACGCGCGCCTGCTGGCGCTGCACGGGGGAGAGCGCGTCCTGCTGATCGAGCTCAACGCTCGCACACCCTCGCTCGCGTCGCGGTTGGGACTCGCCGCACGCGAAGGCGTCACGGACTACTTCACCCGGCAGGCCCCGCTGACTGCGCTGACGCAGGCCGCGCCTCAGTCTGGTTTCGACGCGATCCACGTCGGAGAGGCCAGCCCCACCAAGATCCAGGTGAACCTGGAGCGCGCGCTGCCCAGGATCTTCGCGGAGGCGCTCAAGACCCACGACACGGTCATCGTCGACGCGCCGCCCATCGTCCTGTATCCCGAGACGCCGCCCATTGCGCGCCAGGCCGACGGTGTGGTGATGGTGGTGCTGTCCGGACGCACCAAGCGCGAAGTCGTGCAGCGTTCCATCAACCTCGTGCGGCAGTTCGATGGCCGCGTGCTCGGTGTGGCGCTCAACCGCAAGCGCTACTTCATCCCCGAGTTCATCTACCGCCGGCTCTAG
- a CDS encoding O-antigen ligase family protein — protein sequence MKSQTLPESRRGAVPRVLDRGLDIALRVVPVAALVAVGAFFAAQQAVRPSHRAIKALVIMGLMTLMFRFDMVWSVYLFALLFPFPSGISIGSSNNVLMTIIPMIWAVRASSSKIPLTHRTPIDRPVALFLLAFVVSMITISDSLVLARGVGVLWRNLTACAFAYSIMMFVNDETRLFRLGKIMCVACFLVMITAVMELFFPGAALIPGWIGLARNFGEGQLSRRIEGLRVGGAFESHGMLADFGTQMILFMVFYFLRARNPAEKSFWLVAVGTTLVAILATANRGATTGLLIGLTMALFFFRRTIGTARVILLVVFGLSTLYVMDSVLSERTIAVSVFDRFQQTEFEGFVPENRTMTWRPALDYAMESPLIGHGPYYGTGIGLTKRYWPHNGYLFYLVTLGLLGLGGFLWVMWAVFRESRLWRLPGVRGTPLGTFLALGQIWFVVLAVEQLRTDHQRDDIYPYIVWMCFGVVVATAALVRRKLAAQANGVSATSR from the coding sequence ATGAAGTCACAGACACTCCCAGAATCCCGCCGCGGTGCGGTTCCGCGCGTGCTCGACCGCGGGCTCGACATCGCGCTGCGTGTGGTCCCGGTGGCGGCGCTGGTTGCGGTCGGAGCCTTCTTCGCCGCGCAGCAGGCGGTGCGTCCCTCCCACCGTGCCATCAAGGCCCTGGTCATCATGGGCCTGATGACGCTGATGTTTCGCTTCGACATGGTGTGGTCGGTGTATCTCTTTGCGCTCCTGTTTCCGTTCCCCAGCGGCATTTCGATTGGCAGTTCCAACAACGTGCTGATGACGATCATTCCGATGATCTGGGCGGTGCGCGCGTCCTCGTCGAAGATTCCGCTGACCCACCGCACGCCGATCGATCGCCCGGTGGCGTTGTTCCTGCTCGCGTTCGTGGTGTCCATGATCACCATCAGCGACTCGCTGGTCCTTGCGCGGGGAGTCGGAGTGCTGTGGCGGAACCTCACCGCGTGCGCGTTTGCCTACTCAATCATGATGTTCGTCAACGACGAGACGCGCCTGTTCCGCCTCGGCAAGATCATGTGCGTGGCGTGTTTCCTGGTGATGATCACGGCGGTCATGGAGCTGTTCTTCCCCGGAGCGGCCCTCATTCCCGGCTGGATCGGCCTGGCCCGGAACTTTGGCGAGGGACAGCTGTCCCGCCGCATCGAGGGGTTGCGCGTCGGTGGTGCTTTTGAAAGCCACGGGATGCTAGCGGACTTCGGGACGCAGATGATTCTGTTCATGGTCTTCTACTTCCTGCGCGCACGCAATCCGGCGGAGAAGAGCTTCTGGCTGGTGGCGGTGGGGACCACGCTGGTGGCGATTCTCGCGACGGCGAACCGGGGCGCGACCACCGGGTTGCTGATCGGATTGACCATGGCGCTCTTCTTTTTCAGGCGGACCATCGGAACGGCGCGTGTCATCCTGCTGGTGGTCTTCGGGCTCTCGACGCTGTACGTGATGGACAGCGTGCTCAGTGAGCGGACAATCGCGGTGTCGGTGTTCGATCGTTTCCAGCAGACCGAATTTGAGGGTTTCGTCCCCGAGAACAGAACCATGACCTGGAGGCCGGCCCTCGACTACGCCATGGAGAGCCCGCTCATCGGTCACGGCCCCTACTACGGAACCGGTATCGGGCTGACCAAGCGCTACTGGCCGCACAACGGCTACCTCTTCTACCTGGTCACGCTGGGCTTGCTTGGGCTGGGCGGGTTCCTGTGGGTGATGTGGGCCGTGTTCCGGGAGTCCCGGCTGTGGCGGCTTCCTGGGGTGCGCGGCACGCCCCTGGGGACATTTCTGGCCCTCGGGCAGATATGGTTTGTCGTGTTGGCAGTGGAGCAGCTGCGCACCGATCACCAGCGCGACGACATCTATCCCTACATCGTCTGGATGTGCTTCGGCGTGGTCGTGGCGACGGCCGCGCTCGTGCGCCGCAAGCTGGCGGCGCAGGCCAACGGCGTCAGTGCGACGTCGCGTTGA
- a CDS encoding Wzz/FepE/Etk N-terminal domain-containing protein: MDSQNATRQETSLRDFLDVLFRRKWIIISIVVLASGLVAVLNARQPQAWESSSRVLVRRGEQPSVLNTNVRYVGWEEEVASEIQVILSEDVFSRARDVFADSVRMNGYPAGWTFNAGAVRAEVIGESNAFVIRYTDVDPAVVQLGCQAVTIGYHDFYRKRKNPPELSDFFVAEIVDVRDELDNWRVRRQHFMDEERYYGSTETSRFLLNRITALEQRLSDLNGDVSSQAMRTETFAKLVEKSGVELETELAFSLSQYVLQGGILQNIKFALQNLNLKRDELIQMYTDRHPEVIAVDEQIARLHADLKQQVLNAYTIEVAGLNELKARRSQLLEELNGVRAELETVPDKERRLAEIDAMIKKLEERHALMLERQSETQIAQAGHTDWDVVILAAASAPYTKKTRDYVRLAIGPLLSLIVGLGIAFFMESMDHSIKNAAEAEEYLDTPVLVTIADLSVRPRKTVGHDG, encoded by the coding sequence ATGGACTCGCAAAACGCCACCCGCCAGGAAACCAGCCTGCGCGACTTCCTGGACGTCCTGTTCCGGCGCAAGTGGATCATCATTTCCATCGTGGTGCTGGCCTCGGGACTGGTCGCCGTCCTGAACGCGCGTCAACCCCAAGCGTGGGAGTCGAGTTCGCGCGTTCTGGTACGCCGCGGCGAGCAACCCAGTGTCCTGAACACCAACGTGCGTTACGTCGGTTGGGAAGAGGAAGTGGCGTCGGAGATCCAGGTGATCCTCTCCGAGGACGTGTTTTCGCGGGCGCGTGATGTGTTCGCGGACTCGGTGCGCATGAACGGATATCCCGCGGGCTGGACCTTCAACGCCGGCGCGGTGCGCGCGGAAGTCATTGGAGAGTCCAACGCGTTTGTTATCCGCTATACGGACGTGGACCCCGCCGTCGTACAACTCGGCTGCCAGGCGGTGACCATCGGCTACCACGATTTCTACCGCAAGCGCAAGAATCCTCCGGAGCTGTCCGATTTCTTCGTTGCTGAAATCGTGGACGTGCGCGACGAGCTCGACAATTGGCGGGTGCGGCGGCAGCATTTCATGGACGAAGAGCGCTACTATGGGTCCACCGAGACCAGCCGTTTCCTGCTCAATCGCATCACCGCGCTGGAACAGCGTCTTTCCGACCTCAACGGGGATGTTTCCTCGCAGGCGATGCGCACGGAGACCTTTGCGAAGCTGGTAGAGAAGTCGGGTGTGGAACTGGAGACGGAGCTCGCCTTCTCGCTGTCGCAGTACGTGCTGCAGGGCGGCATTCTGCAGAACATCAAGTTTGCCTTGCAGAACCTGAACCTGAAGCGCGACGAGCTCATTCAGATGTATACCGATCGGCATCCAGAAGTGATCGCGGTCGACGAGCAGATTGCGCGCCTGCACGCCGACCTCAAGCAGCAGGTGCTGAATGCCTATACCATCGAAGTGGCGGGGTTGAACGAGCTCAAGGCCCGTCGGTCCCAGCTCCTCGAAGAACTCAACGGCGTGCGTGCGGAACTGGAGACCGTCCCCGACAAGGAACGTCGGCTGGCCGAGATCGACGCGATGATCAAGAAGCTCGAAGAGAGGCACGCGCTGATGCTCGAGCGGCAGAGCGAGACGCAGATTGCACAGGCCGGGCACACCGACTGGGACGTGGTCATCCTCGCGGCGGCCAGTGCTCCCTACACCAAGAAGACGCGGGACTACGTGAGGCTCGCCATCGGTCCGCTGCTCAGCCTCATCGTGGGCCTTGGCATTGCCTTCTTCATGGAGAGCATGGATCACTCCATCAAGAACGCGGCGGAGGCCGAGGAGTACCTGGATACGCCCGTGCTGGTGACCATCGCCGACCTGTCGGTGCGGCCGCGCAAGACCGTGGGGCACGACGGCTGA
- a CDS encoding nucleotidyltransferase domain-containing protein, giving the protein MLRRRAGTIAESIVRRAPAGSVALIFAGGSLARGAVWACDVAGTLEVYSDIDLYVVVEDPSFVAAVQAAARRAIAEVEAGREPGVLFLRGVDVGVYTREDLRAQPVRPGTADLGTNHLVLYGDPGRLPGMLPAPEEMDGVEALYLLENRAWDAWRPPRGDASRERLRRVLSLKLDLDIAVAHMIVAGAGVASITNPAPALRAPATFAIDEDVRAAGVRAIDARCDPGALADLEENGESPLQRVGRAWLALAPWPLDAPGADAAALFAARCAQGRRLANARQWVRTAGCAGVAKPRALLAVWRCSARSPRSVLRLHPLAQVLLRGDALEVHAANARRVTAALGFGLGTLDERVRAAHAAIS; this is encoded by the coding sequence GTGCTCCGCCGCCGTGCCGGGACGATTGCGGAGTCGATTGTGCGCCGCGCCCCGGCCGGGTCGGTCGCGCTGATCTTTGCCGGGGGCAGTCTTGCGCGCGGTGCGGTGTGGGCGTGCGATGTCGCGGGGACGCTGGAGGTCTACTCGGATATCGATCTCTACGTGGTGGTGGAAGACCCGTCGTTTGTGGCCGCGGTGCAGGCGGCGGCGCGACGCGCGATCGCGGAAGTGGAGGCGGGCAGGGAACCGGGTGTCCTCTTCCTGCGGGGCGTCGATGTGGGTGTGTATACGCGCGAAGACCTGCGCGCGCAGCCCGTGCGTCCCGGGACCGCCGATTTGGGCACGAACCACCTGGTGCTGTACGGAGACCCGGGACGGCTGCCGGGGATGCTTCCCGCGCCGGAAGAGATGGACGGGGTGGAGGCGCTCTATCTGCTGGAGAACCGTGCGTGGGACGCGTGGCGCCCGCCACGCGGCGACGCGTCCCGCGAGCGCCTCCGGCGGGTGCTGTCGCTCAAGCTCGACCTGGACATCGCCGTCGCGCACATGATCGTGGCCGGCGCGGGGGTGGCATCGATCACCAATCCGGCGCCGGCGTTGCGTGCGCCGGCCACGTTTGCGATCGATGAGGACGTGCGCGCGGCCGGGGTCCGTGCGATCGACGCGCGGTGTGATCCGGGGGCGCTCGCGGACTTGGAGGAGAACGGCGAGTCGCCGCTGCAGCGGGTGGGCCGGGCGTGGCTGGCCCTGGCGCCGTGGCCGCTGGACGCTCCCGGTGCGGATGCCGCCGCGCTGTTTGCGGCCCGCTGCGCACAGGGGCGGCGCCTAGCCAACGCGCGCCAATGGGTGCGCACCGCGGGATGCGCGGGGGTGGCGAAGCCGCGGGCGCTGCTGGCCGTGTGGCGTTGCAGCGCACGTTCACCCCGTTCGGTGCTCCGGTTGCACCCGCTGGCGCAGGTACTCCTGCGCGGGGACGCGCTTGAAGTCCACGCGGCCAATGCCCGCCGGGTGACCGCCGCGCTCGGTTTCGGTTTGGGAACGCTGGATGAGCGCGTGCGCGCCGCGCACGCTGCCATTTCCTAG
- a CDS encoding polysaccharide export protein, with translation MLAAALGCASGPRGADRSAGWYHADSVATFASETQTPFRITPRSEYVIGVGDKMDVVFLFHSNLTTRGLLVRRDGRISLPYVGDQMAAGITPMTLDSVLTVRFAEILRDPNISVIVTQAAPQKIFVLGEVRLPGAYEVTDDVSVLQSVALAGGFTNEALPRHAVLIRREGLSRIVGIEIDLQSVMDGSGMSNDILLRNYDVVLMPRHPIYSASDFIKAATSIIGAPLDIVFKGWQIANLSASYEFFQNNAGQR, from the coding sequence TTGCTCGCCGCGGCCCTGGGTTGCGCGTCCGGCCCGCGCGGGGCGGATCGTTCCGCGGGCTGGTACCACGCCGACTCGGTCGCGACCTTCGCCAGCGAGACGCAGACGCCGTTCCGCATCACCCCCCGCTCCGAGTACGTGATCGGCGTGGGCGACAAGATGGACGTGGTGTTCCTGTTCCACAGCAACCTGACCACGCGCGGGTTGCTGGTGCGGCGGGACGGCCGTATCTCGCTGCCTTATGTCGGCGATCAGATGGCGGCGGGCATCACCCCCATGACCCTGGATTCGGTTCTTACCGTGCGCTTCGCGGAGATCCTGCGCGATCCGAACATCTCCGTGATCGTGACGCAGGCCGCGCCGCAGAAGATCTTCGTTCTCGGCGAGGTGCGCTTGCCGGGCGCGTACGAGGTGACGGACGACGTGAGCGTGCTGCAGTCCGTTGCGCTGGCGGGAGGCTTTACCAACGAGGCGTTGCCGCGCCACGCCGTTCTGATTCGCCGCGAAGGACTGTCAAGGATCGTTGGCATCGAGATCGACCTGCAGTCGGTGATGGATGGTTCGGGAATGTCCAATGACATCCTGCTGCGCAACTACGACGTGGTTCTGATGCCCAGACATCCCATCTATTCGGCGTCCGACTTCATCAAGGCTGCCACGTCCATCATCGGCGCGCCGTTGGACATCGTTTTCAAGGGCTGGCAGATCGCCAACCTGTCGGCCAGCTACGAGTTCTTCCAGAACAACGCGGGGCAACGCTGA